One stretch of Macrotis lagotis isolate mMagLag1 chromosome 7, bilby.v1.9.chrom.fasta, whole genome shotgun sequence DNA includes these proteins:
- the PTCHD3 gene encoding LOW QUALITY PROTEIN: patched domain-containing protein 3 (The sequence of the model RefSeq protein was modified relative to this genomic sequence to represent the inferred CDS: inserted 2 bases in 2 codons; deleted 4 bases in 4 codons) encodes MVSYFTSLSRQEEFEGNVKEVIPLFSVSYFLIIFFSIVSCYRMNHIISKIWVAAFGVISVGLAVLSSFDLLLYCGMPFVVTVSNAPFLILGTGVDDMFIMVSAWQWTKLIHSIEQRLADTNAEAAVSNTVTTLTDALAFYIGIMTSFKSVQTFCICTRTTLLFCFLHNITCFGAFLALNGKVEVYLNQFAFQQEQSKYSVAKKILCRKGLYISPNGEEEHAMNTFFKKYYGPLLTNIWTKLFVVLICASSLAASIYGCLQIHIDLQNLVNDNSYVFIPYYSMEKKYFSEFGPRIMVLVTKFVPYWVEITWNNLDNCLKLSEKNHYMDETLSDFWLKTYEGYLKVLNQNINNRTVFSXNLDPFLKLFPKYQCDIQDNRTAREILSSWFFIQSVNVSTAVSEKMLLRQLRSIAAQWDILLVVYHPAFIYFDQYSVIVDNPIQNVAVAAGAMLIVSLLFIPNSPCSLWVTFAIVSMIVGVAGFMSYWNVNLDSISMINLIICIXFSVDFSAHFPYAFVSSDSMSANQKVNEALDLLGFPVIQGTTSTIIGVVALAAANAYIFRTFFKIMFLAILFGAVHGLIFIPVFLTFFGICSRASEETPCKDPDCP; translated from the exons GATGAACCATATAATCAGCAAAATATGGGTGGCAGCATTTGGAGTTATTTCAGTGGGTTTAGCAGTACTAAGCAGCTTTGACCTCTTGTTGTATTGTGGGATGCCATTTGTTGTTACAGTTTCCAATGCACCATTTCTTATTCTAG GTA CTGGTGTTGATGACATGTTTATCATGGTTTCTGCCTGGCAGTGGACCAAGCTCATACATAGTATTGAACAGAGGCTGGCTGACACA AATGCAGAAGCAGCTGTGTCCAATACAGTTACCACGCTGACTGATGCTCTCGCTTTCTATATT GGGATCATGACCTCTTTCAAATCTGTGCAGACCTTTTGTATATGTACAAGAACAacccttcttttttgttttttacataatATCACCTGTTTTGGAGCATTTCTTGCCCTTAATGGTAAAGTTGAAGTATATCTGAACCAATTTGCCTTTCAACAGGAACAGAGCAAATATTCAGTTGCAAAAAAGATTCTCTGTAGAAAAGGTCTTTATATTTCACCAAATGGTGAAGAAGAACATGCAATGAATACATTCTTTAAGAAGTATTATGGCCCTTTGCTTACCAACATATGGACAAAGTTGTTTGTGGTGCTGATCTGTGCCAGCTCCCTGGCTGCTAGTATCTATGGGTGTCTCCAAATCCATATTGACCTTCAAAATCTGGTCAATGATAACTCCTATGTC TTCATTCCTTATTATTCtatggaaaagaaatatttttcagaatttgGTCCCAGAATAATGGTTCTTGTCACTAAATTTGTTCCATATTGGGTGGAAATCACTTGGAACAATTTGGACAATTGTTTAAAATTAtcggaa aaaaatcattatatggATGAAACTTTGTCAGATTTTTGGTTAAAGACATATGAAGGATATTTAAAAGTTCTAaaccaaaatataaataataggaCTGTTTTTT TGAACTTAGAcccatttttaaaactctttccaAAGTATCAGTGTGATATTCAAGATAATAGAACTGCAAGAGAAATATTGTCTTCATGGTTCTTCATTCAGTCAGTAAATGTCAGTACTGCAGTAAGTGAAAAGATGTTGTTAAGGCAGCTAAGAAGTATTGCTGCACAGTGGGACATTCTGCTTGTTGTATATCACCCAGCATTTATCTATTTTGATCAGTATTCTGTGATTGTAGACAACCCTATTCAAAATGTTGCTGTTGCAGCTGGTGCCATGTTGATAGTTTCCTTATTGTTCATTCCCAATTCACCATGTTCTTTGTGGGTGACCTTTGCTATTGTATCTATGATTGTGGGTGTGGCAGGTTTCATGTCATATTGGAATGTCAATCTTGATTCCATATCCATGATCAACCTTATCATTTGTA GATTTTCAGTAGACTTTTCTGCACATTTTCCCTATGCATTTGTTTCTAGTGACTCTATGAGTGCAaatcaaaaagtcaatgaggCATTGGATCTTCTGGGCTTCCCAGTGATACAAGGGACTACTTCTACCATAATAGGGGTGGTTGCCTTAGCTGCGGCAAATGCTTACATCTTCAGGACCTTTTTCAAGATCATGTTTCTAGCTATCTTGTTTGGGGCTGTTCATGGCCTCATCTTCATTccagtttttttaaccttttttggaATTTGTAGTAGAGCTTCTGAAGAGACTCCTTGTAAAGATCCTGACTGTCCCTAA